The following proteins come from a genomic window of Campylobacter coli 76339:
- a CDS encoding Putative periplasmic protein produces the protein MSEDDSIYAKAVLDNAKEGIMKNEINTDNLEIYSLESIKKDDPHEYNAL, from the coding sequence GTGTCGGAAGATGATAGTATCTATGCTAAAGCAGTCTTAGATAATGCCAAGGAGGGAATAATGAAAAATGAAATCAACACAGATAATTTAGAGATTTATTCTCTAGAAAGTATCAAAAAAGATGATCCACATGAATATAATGCTCTTTAA
- a CDS encoding conserved hypothetical secreted protein, whose translation MNKIFVFFMLYIFSCNLYAKDYFELGIEAYKISDFTKAAEYYEKGCELKEGAACNNLGVLYESGQGVKQNFSKAAEYYKKGCELKDGAACNNLGVLYESGQGVKQNFSKAAEYYKKGCELKEGKACNNLGVLYKNGQGI comes from the coding sequence ATGAATAAAATATTTGTATTTTTTATGTTATATATATTTTCATGCAATCTGTATGCAAAAGACTATTTTGAATTAGGAATAGAAGCATATAAAATTTCAGACTTTACCAAAGCAGCAGAATATTATGAAAAAGGTTGTGAATTAAAAGAAGGAGCAGCTTGCAATAATCTTGGTGTTTTATATGAAAGTGGTCAAGGTGTTAAGCAAAACTTTTCTAAAGCAGCAGAATATTATAAAAAAGGTTGTGAATTAAAAGATGGAGCAGCTTGCAATAATCTTGGTGTTTTATATGAAAGTGGTCAAGGTGTTAAGCAAAACTTTTCTAAAGCAGCAGAATATTATAAAAAAGGTTGTGAATTAAAAGAAGGAAAAGCTTGTAATAATCTTGGTGTTTTATATAAGAATGGTCAAGGTATTTAG
- a CDS encoding Hydrolase (HAD superfamily), with translation MINIKLIEHIFKAASISRWNDYPRMANLVELDKQAHKFIIAYFIAKMEKDVDVRAIIEGGIFEFLSRVVVTDIRPDVYHEIVRQKKAEVNAWVLSKIEPMIEDIEDGEFLKRFEAYLNGNTYAKERLILKAASYFATRWEFNIVYQTSAFLNDIDEIKNKVDEELEDYYELIGARKIALNQKIAKIIDLSGRLRFQKRWAQTPRIPETAVLGHMLVVAILGYFYSLKIKACDKRLENNFYCALFHDLPESLTRDIISPVKYGIDGLHTIINDYEMKLINDRILPFVPENLRAEFSYILGIREGRSNEANFVKNEFENRTYKNAKIELCSGSLSSFNQNEFGAIDGKALKYCDKIAAFIEAGLSISYGVKSKELESGFEDMFKFFNESPTIDGVNFLEICREFRDYFKI, from the coding sequence ATGATAAATATAAAACTTATAGAGCATATTTTCAAAGCAGCTTCTATCAGTCGTTGGAATGATTATCCAAGAATGGCAAATTTAGTCGAGCTTGACAAACAAGCGCATAAATTCATCATAGCTTATTTCATTGCAAAAATGGAAAAAGATGTGGATGTGAGAGCTATTATAGAAGGTGGAATTTTTGAATTTTTAAGCCGCGTTGTAGTTACTGATATACGCCCTGATGTATATCATGAAATCGTACGCCAAAAAAAAGCAGAAGTGAATGCTTGGGTTTTAAGTAAAATCGAACCTATGATAGAAGATATAGAAGATGGAGAGTTTTTAAAGCGTTTTGAAGCATATCTAAATGGCAATACCTATGCCAAAGAAAGACTTATCTTAAAAGCTGCATCGTATTTTGCTACAAGATGGGAATTTAACATAGTCTATCAAACCTCAGCTTTTTTAAATGATATCGATGAGATTAAAAACAAAGTCGATGAAGAATTGGAAGATTATTATGAACTCATAGGAGCTAGAAAAATCGCTCTTAATCAAAAAATCGCAAAAATCATTGATTTAAGCGGAAGACTTCGTTTTCAAAAGCGTTGGGCTCAAACCCCGCGTATACCTGAAACTGCTGTTTTAGGACATATGCTTGTAGTGGCGATTTTGGGATATTTTTATTCACTTAAAATCAAAGCTTGCGATAAAAGACTTGAAAACAATTTTTATTGCGCTTTATTTCATGATCTACCTGAATCTTTAACACGCGATATCATAAGCCCTGTAAAATACGGCATAGACGGACTTCACACTATCATCAATGATTATGAAATGAAACTGATCAATGACAGAATTTTACCCTTTGTGCCTGAAAATTTAAGGGCTGAGTTTTCTTATATCTTAGGCATTAGAGAGGGCAGAAGCAATGAAGCAAATTTTGTCAAAAATGAATTTGAAAATCGCACCTATAAAAATGCCAAAATCGAGCTTTGTAGTGGAAGCTTAAGCTCTTTTAATCAAAATGAATTTGGAGCGATTGACGGCAAGGCTTTAAAATACTGCGACAAAATCGCTGCTTTTATCGAAGCAGGACTTAGTATAAGCTATGGGGTAAAATCTAAAGAACTTGAAAGCGGTTTTGAAGATATGTTTAAATTTTTTAACGAAAGCCCTACGATCGATGGGGTAAATTTCCTTGAAATTTGTAGAGAATTTAGGGATTATTTTAAAATTTAA